Proteins encoded in a region of the Halodesulfovibrio marinisediminis DSM 17456 genome:
- the trxA gene encoding thioredoxin, with the protein MAAQVTDSNFEAEILESKIPALVDFWAPWCGPCRAMGPVIDELAAEYEGQVRIVKMNVDENPGTPSKYGIRAIPTIILFKDGEVLEQVTGAVSKSSIQDMITKKALG; encoded by the coding sequence ATGGCTGCTCAAGTAACAGATAGCAATTTTGAAGCTGAAATTCTCGAATCCAAGATTCCTGCGTTGGTGGATTTTTGGGCTCCTTGGTGTGGCCCATGCCGAGCTATGGGACCTGTAATCGACGAGCTTGCTGCTGAGTATGAAGGCCAGGTTCGTATCGTAAAAATGAATGTTGACGAAAACCCAGGTACTCCGAGCAAGTACGGTATCCGTGCTATTCCTACCATCATTCTTTTTAAAGATGGCGAAGTTCTCGAGCAGGTAACTGGCGCAGTTTCTAAAAGCAGCATTCAGGATATGATTACCAAGAAGGCTCTTGGCTAA
- the fbp gene encoding class 1 fructose-bisphosphatase, whose product MRQVTVTEHLLLHQTETPDASGKFTALFYDLILAAKTISKTMNKAGLLDILGATGEINVQGEQVQKLDAYANRVLIHRMERTGVLCAIASEENADFIRIPQQFKQGEYILIFDPLDGSSNVDVNVNVGTIFSILRRKSPTNNDVTLADILQSGVEQVAAGYFLYGPSTMLVYSTGDGVHGFTLDPSVGEFLLSHPNLRIPEQGKVYSVNEGYYKYWDDATREAIEYFKGDNNPLGKPYSARYIGSLVADFHRGLLNGGIYMYPADYRTPGKPKGKLRYLCEASPLAYLAEQAGGAATDGTTRILDLQPEELHERVPLFIGSKNDVEAVATIYKKKRKTAD is encoded by the coding sequence ATGCGCCAAGTAACCGTTACTGAACATTTATTATTGCATCAAACAGAGACTCCTGATGCTTCCGGTAAATTTACTGCACTTTTTTATGATCTCATTTTGGCTGCAAAAACAATATCTAAAACAATGAACAAAGCCGGTCTACTTGATATTTTGGGTGCGACTGGCGAAATTAATGTTCAGGGCGAACAGGTACAAAAATTAGATGCGTACGCTAACCGCGTTCTTATTCATCGTATGGAACGTACTGGGGTTCTGTGTGCAATTGCTTCAGAAGAAAATGCAGATTTTATCCGTATTCCTCAGCAGTTTAAGCAAGGTGAATATATTCTTATTTTTGACCCGCTTGATGGTTCTTCCAATGTTGATGTTAACGTAAATGTAGGTACTATTTTTTCAATTTTGCGTCGCAAGTCTCCTACAAATAATGACGTTACGTTGGCTGATATTTTACAAAGTGGTGTTGAGCAGGTTGCAGCTGGCTACTTCCTGTACGGGCCGTCAACTATGCTCGTGTACTCTACCGGTGACGGTGTGCATGGTTTTACTCTTGACCCGAGTGTTGGCGAATTTTTGCTTTCTCATCCAAACTTGCGTATCCCAGAGCAGGGTAAGGTATACTCTGTAAATGAAGGCTACTATAAGTACTGGGATGATGCGACCCGTGAAGCTATTGAGTATTTTAAAGGTGATAATAACCCGTTAGGTAAGCCTTATTCTGCGCGTTACATTGGGTCTCTTGTTGCAGACTTCCATAGAGGCCTCCTGAATGGCGGGATTTATATGTATCCTGCAGATTACAGGACCCCTGGGAAGCCAAAGGGTAAGCTGCGCTATTTGTGTGAAGCTTCTCCTCTTGCATATCTCGCAGAACAGGCTGGTGGTGCTGCAACAGATGGTACAACACGCATTCTTGACTTGCAGCCTGAAGAATTACATGAACGAGTTCCTCTTTTCATCGGTTCTAAGAACGATGTAGAAGCGGTAGCTACTATTTATAAAAAGAAAAGAAAGACAGCAGACTAG
- the tsaD gene encoding tRNA (adenosine(37)-N6)-threonylcarbamoyltransferase complex transferase subunit TsaD, translating to MLTLGIESSCDETAFALVRDGELIDSVISTQVDIHALFGGVVPEIASREHYRLIGYLYDSLLARTGIDTEQIDNVAVSRGPGLLGSLLVGVGFAKGLVAGTSKKLIGVNHLHAHLLAAGLEQDIQFPVLGLLVSGGHTQIYLIRSADDFVELGKTLDDAAGEAFDKVAKMLNMPYPGGKYIDQLGRLATPDKKRFTRPYLDNKNLNFSFSGLKTALSLYIEAHSHLKLPSLNDVDELFNGTRDVTELAELCASFNFTVADTLRVKMQRAIDQRKEQGDSINSIIVAGGVAANSVIRETMADLAKSNNVALTLPSFNLCTDNASMVAYMGEQLILKGYSHGLDLDAIPRGRKIPQDYLHSLC from the coding sequence ATGCTCACTTTAGGTATTGAATCCTCGTGTGACGAAACAGCGTTTGCGCTTGTTCGGGACGGGGAACTTATAGATAGTGTTATTTCAACACAAGTTGATATTCATGCACTGTTCGGCGGTGTAGTTCCTGAGATTGCTTCTCGAGAGCACTATCGACTTATCGGTTATCTATACGATTCCTTGCTTGCCAGGACAGGTATAGATACTGAACAGATTGATAATGTCGCAGTTTCTCGAGGTCCGGGATTACTTGGAAGCCTGCTCGTTGGGGTTGGTTTTGCAAAAGGACTTGTTGCCGGAACAAGTAAAAAGCTTATTGGTGTAAACCACCTGCATGCCCACCTTTTGGCTGCAGGGCTTGAACAGGATATTCAATTTCCGGTTCTCGGGCTGCTTGTATCTGGCGGGCATACTCAGATTTATCTTATTCGTTCTGCAGATGATTTTGTTGAACTTGGTAAAACGTTGGATGATGCAGCAGGTGAGGCTTTTGATAAGGTCGCAAAAATGTTGAATATGCCATATCCTGGTGGTAAGTATATTGACCAGTTAGGTAGGCTTGCTACACCGGATAAAAAGCGATTTACCAGACCGTACCTTGATAATAAAAATCTTAATTTTAGTTTCAGTGGGTTAAAGACTGCATTAAGTTTGTACATTGAAGCACATTCACACTTAAAGCTCCCAAGCCTTAATGACGTGGATGAGTTGTTTAATGGAACACGTGATGTGACTGAGCTTGCTGAGCTATGTGCATCTTTTAACTTTACTGTTGCAGATACGTTGCGTGTAAAGATGCAACGTGCAATCGATCAGCGCAAAGAACAGGGCGACTCTATAAACAGTATCATCGTTGCTGGGGGCGTTGCTGCTAATAGCGTGATTCGTGAGACAATGGCTGACTTGGCGAAAAGTAACAATGTTGCGTTGACGCTGCCGTCATTTAACTTGTGTACTGATAATGCGTCCATGGTAGCATATATGGGCGAACAGCTAATTTTGAAAGGATACTCTCACGGGTTAGATTTAGATGCCATTCCGCGTGGTAGAAAGATTCCGCAGGACTATCTGCATAGTTTGTGTTAG